In Arthrobacter sp. CDRTa11, one DNA window encodes the following:
- the ahcY gene encoding adenosylhomocysteinase, with protein sequence MTFDYKVADISLAEAGRHQIRLAEHEMPGLMSLREEFGPTQPLKGARIAGSLHMTVQTAVLIETLTALGAEVRWASCNIFSTQDDAAAAVVVGAGTTEDPQGVPVFAWKGETLEEYWWTAEQILTWPGADSNPELGPNMILDDGGDATMLVHKGVEFEAAGAVPVTDEADSEEYAIFLEVLRASIRQDPRKWTRTAQSIKGVSEETTTGVHRLYQLAEQGKLLFPAINVNDSVTKSKFDNKYGIRHSLPDGLNRATDVLMGGKVAVVCGYGDVGKGAAEALRGQGSRVIVTEIDPICALQAAMDGYQVAKLESVLAQGDIFITTTGNKDVIMAEHMAGMKNKAIVGNIGHFDNEIDMAGLARIPGIKKVEIKPQVHEWVFAGDAAEGSAARSIIVLSEGRLLNLGNATGHPSFVMSNSFANQTIAQIELWTKKDQSDDQREYENQVYVLPKILDEKVARLHLAALGVELTELSKEQAEYLDLDVAGPYKPEHYRY encoded by the coding sequence ATGACTTTTGATTACAAGGTTGCCGACATTTCGCTGGCTGAGGCCGGCCGCCACCAGATCCGCCTGGCCGAACATGAGATGCCTGGCCTGATGTCGCTCCGTGAGGAGTTCGGCCCCACCCAGCCGCTTAAAGGTGCCCGCATCGCCGGTTCGCTCCACATGACGGTGCAGACTGCCGTCCTGATCGAAACGCTCACGGCGCTGGGCGCCGAGGTCCGCTGGGCCTCCTGCAACATCTTCTCCACCCAGGACGATGCAGCCGCCGCGGTTGTGGTGGGCGCCGGAACCACTGAGGACCCGCAGGGTGTGCCTGTTTTCGCCTGGAAGGGCGAGACCCTCGAGGAGTACTGGTGGACGGCGGAGCAGATCCTTACCTGGCCGGGCGCGGACAGCAACCCGGAACTGGGCCCCAACATGATCCTGGACGACGGCGGCGATGCCACCATGCTGGTCCACAAGGGTGTTGAATTTGAAGCCGCCGGCGCCGTTCCGGTGACCGATGAAGCAGACTCCGAAGAGTATGCGATCTTCCTGGAGGTACTGCGGGCATCCATCCGGCAGGACCCCCGGAAGTGGACCCGCACGGCGCAGTCCATCAAGGGCGTCAGCGAGGAAACAACCACGGGTGTCCACCGTCTCTACCAGCTGGCGGAGCAGGGCAAACTCCTCTTCCCTGCCATCAACGTCAACGACTCCGTGACCAAGAGCAAGTTCGACAACAAGTACGGGATCCGCCATTCCCTGCCTGATGGCCTCAACCGCGCCACTGACGTCCTGATGGGCGGAAAAGTGGCTGTTGTCTGCGGCTACGGGGATGTTGGCAAGGGCGCAGCAGAGGCACTTCGCGGCCAGGGATCCCGCGTTATTGTCACCGAGATCGACCCCATCTGTGCCCTTCAGGCCGCGATGGACGGATACCAGGTGGCCAAGCTGGAGTCCGTGCTTGCCCAGGGCGACATCTTCATCACCACCACAGGCAACAAGGACGTCATCATGGCCGAGCACATGGCGGGCATGAAGAACAAGGCGATAGTGGGCAACATCGGCCACTTCGACAACGAGATCGATATGGCCGGCCTGGCCAGGATTCCCGGCATCAAGAAGGTGGAAATCAAGCCCCAGGTCCACGAGTGGGTCTTTGCTGGCGACGCCGCCGAGGGTTCGGCAGCGCGGTCCATCATTGTTCTCTCCGAGGGCCGGCTCCTGAACCTCGGAAACGCGACAGGGCACCCGTCGTTCGTGATGAGCAACTCCTTCGCCAACCAGACCATTGCGCAGATCGAACTGTGGACCAAAAAGGACCAGTCCGATGACCAGCGCGAGTATGAGAACCAGGTCTATGTCCTGCCGAAAATCCTGGACGAAAAGGTGGCCCGGCTGCACCTTGCTGCGCTGGGTGTCGAACTGACGGAGCTGTCCAAGGAACAGGCCGAATACCTGGACCTGGACGTGGCCGGACCGTACAAGCCCGAGCACTATCGTTACTGA
- a CDS encoding L,D-transpeptidase has protein sequence MEPEVKPRARGTAKKILLVAAVCVLAATGGVFAAVAPGFAPGTLESEAASAMRSAPGLASPVVPPLKLDSSPADGARQVNPATPVSLKVSNGKIERVSLTSTAGEAIEGTFGADESSWTAPGPLKFNTDYSYTYVVTDGAGRETSTTHSFSTVASTHEADAAVYPLDGMKVGVGQPLQIIFSEPVLNKDAVEKAIKVTSSAGQTGAFHWFSDTMVRYRPEAFWTANSTITMDMQLFGVDLGNGQIANFNKKVNVAIGDKRVAIADAAAHTFTLSINDQVVKTLPVSMGDERFPSARGYAVLMEKNRYDHFRAASIGLKPGDPAYYGEVDVEYAIRLTLSGAYIHQALESAFPYIGNKNVSHGCIGFAPDGAAWVFGAMTTGDVVQIVNTEGDYAAHDDGYGDWNIPWAEYDN, from the coding sequence ATGGAGCCTGAAGTTAAGCCGCGCGCCCGGGGAACGGCCAAGAAGATCCTCCTGGTGGCTGCCGTCTGCGTCCTCGCGGCCACCGGCGGCGTTTTCGCCGCCGTCGCGCCTGGTTTCGCCCCCGGGACCTTGGAGTCGGAGGCGGCTTCAGCCATGCGGTCAGCCCCCGGGCTGGCGTCGCCGGTGGTTCCGCCGCTGAAGCTGGACAGTTCGCCTGCCGATGGCGCGAGGCAAGTCAACCCCGCCACTCCCGTTTCACTCAAGGTGAGCAACGGCAAGATTGAGCGGGTGTCCCTGACCAGCACTGCCGGCGAGGCGATCGAAGGTACGTTCGGCGCGGACGAAAGCAGCTGGACCGCGCCCGGGCCGCTGAAATTCAATACCGACTACAGCTACACCTATGTGGTTACTGACGGTGCCGGGCGCGAAACCAGCACCACGCACTCTTTCAGCACTGTTGCCAGCACCCACGAAGCGGATGCCGCCGTCTATCCGCTCGACGGCATGAAAGTAGGAGTGGGCCAGCCCCTCCAGATCATCTTCAGTGAGCCGGTACTCAACAAGGACGCCGTGGAAAAGGCCATCAAGGTCACCTCCAGCGCGGGCCAGACCGGCGCCTTCCATTGGTTCAGCGACACCATGGTCCGCTACCGTCCCGAGGCTTTTTGGACCGCCAATTCCACCATCACCATGGATATGCAGCTCTTTGGGGTTGACCTCGGGAACGGCCAAATCGCCAACTTCAATAAGAAGGTCAACGTTGCCATCGGCGATAAGCGGGTGGCCATAGCCGACGCCGCAGCCCACACCTTCACGTTGAGCATTAACGACCAGGTGGTTAAGACCCTGCCTGTCAGCATGGGCGACGAACGCTTCCCGTCGGCCCGTGGCTACGCGGTGCTGATGGAAAAGAACCGCTATGACCACTTCAGGGCGGCCAGCATCGGCCTCAAGCCCGGCGACCCCGCCTACTACGGCGAAGTGGACGTTGAGTACGCCATCCGGCTCACCCTGAGCGGTGCCTACATCCACCAGGCCCTGGAATCGGCTTTCCCGTACATCGGCAACAAAAACGTCTCGCACGGCTGCATCGGATTCGCTCCCGACGGCGCTGCCTGGGTCTTTGGCGCCATGACCACCGGCGACGTGGTGCAGATCGTGAACACGGAGGGTGACTACGCTGCCCATGATGACGGCTACGGGGACTGGAACATCCCCTGGGCAGAGTACGACAACTAG
- a CDS encoding RDD family protein, with protein sequence MSSIVTGEAVVLELRPGSFAARGLGLLLDFVFNVVLLIVILIGVAAAGPELDEAAMRMLILVSVVFCFVIVPVGLETLSRGLSLGKLAAGLRIVRDDGGAIRFRHALIRGLAGFLEIYLTLGGLAIAVALFNDKSRRLGDIMAGTYALRTRVPVEGAVRVFVPPHLKAWASVADIGRIPDATARQATQFIRQAALMSPLSRNGMAASIATELAAHVAPAPPPGTTAGDYLAAVIAERRNRELTKLQHARRRNSKVGERLDRLPFSSWNP encoded by the coding sequence TTGAGTTCTATAGTCACGGGCGAGGCCGTTGTCCTGGAACTGCGCCCCGGGTCTTTCGCGGCCCGTGGCCTGGGTCTGCTGCTGGATTTCGTGTTCAACGTGGTGCTGCTGATCGTCATCCTGATTGGCGTTGCGGCTGCCGGGCCCGAACTTGATGAGGCGGCGATGCGCATGCTGATCCTTGTCAGCGTGGTCTTTTGCTTCGTCATTGTCCCGGTTGGTTTGGAAACCTTGAGCCGCGGGCTTTCGCTGGGGAAACTGGCCGCGGGGCTGAGGATTGTCCGTGATGACGGAGGCGCCATCCGTTTTCGTCATGCCCTGATTCGGGGCCTGGCTGGCTTCCTGGAAATTTACCTCACCCTCGGCGGGCTGGCTATCGCTGTGGCCCTGTTCAACGACAAGTCCAGGCGCCTGGGTGACATCATGGCGGGAACCTACGCCTTGCGGACCCGGGTACCGGTTGAGGGGGCAGTCCGGGTTTTCGTTCCCCCGCATTTGAAGGCATGGGCCTCGGTGGCTGACATCGGACGGATCCCTGATGCGACGGCCCGGCAGGCCACGCAATTCATCCGGCAGGCGGCTCTGATGTCTCCGCTTTCAAGGAACGGCATGGCCGCCTCGATCGCGACCGAATTGGCAGCCCACGTGGCCCCTGCTCCGCCGCCCGGAACCACTGCAGGGGACTATCTTGCTGCTGTGATCGCCGAACGCCGTAACCGCGAATTGACAAAGCTTCAGCACGCCCGCCGTCGCAACTCGAAAGTCGGCGAACGGCTGGACCGCCTGCCTTTCAGCTCCTGGAATCCTTAG
- a CDS encoding stage II sporulation protein M yields the protein MDMDAFSAVNGDKWSRLHELAFKRRLTGEEADELLRLYQATSAHLSLIRSLAPESGLSASLSATLAQARTRFTGARSNFMADLARFFVVALPAALYRITWLTLACGAAFILIGGAYALWIGSSPEALRSLASDSALKQYVEEDFIDYYSENPAASFAGLVWTNNAWISAQAVALGITGIWVPMILFSNAQGVGIAAGIFAAAGKSDVFYSYILPHGLMELTAVFIACAAGLRIFWAMVSPGPRTRGRAVAEEGRSLVTVALGLVLVLFVSGLVEGFVTPSPLPVWAKLAIGSAVLGAYWLYVLVWGRRAYLSGARGDLSADEGGYTEIAA from the coding sequence GTGGACATGGATGCCTTCTCCGCTGTTAATGGGGACAAATGGTCGAGACTGCATGAACTCGCCTTTAAGCGGCGGCTTACCGGGGAGGAAGCAGACGAACTGCTCCGCCTCTACCAGGCCACGTCCGCGCATCTTTCCCTGATCAGGTCACTTGCCCCCGAAAGCGGCCTGTCCGCATCCCTGTCTGCGACGCTGGCCCAGGCGAGAACAAGGTTCACGGGGGCGCGGTCGAATTTTATGGCAGACCTCGCCCGGTTTTTTGTGGTTGCGCTGCCCGCCGCGCTGTACCGCATCACGTGGCTGACCCTGGCCTGCGGTGCCGCGTTCATCCTCATCGGCGGTGCCTACGCGCTGTGGATCGGAAGTTCACCCGAGGCCTTGCGGTCATTGGCCTCCGATTCCGCCCTCAAGCAGTACGTGGAGGAGGATTTCATTGACTACTACTCCGAAAATCCGGCGGCATCCTTTGCGGGCCTGGTGTGGACCAACAACGCATGGATCAGTGCGCAGGCCGTCGCCCTCGGCATCACCGGAATCTGGGTGCCGATGATCCTGTTCAGCAATGCCCAGGGCGTGGGAATCGCCGCCGGGATCTTCGCTGCCGCAGGAAAGTCCGATGTTTTCTACAGCTACATCCTGCCGCACGGGCTGATGGAGCTGACGGCGGTGTTTATAGCCTGCGCGGCGGGCCTGCGCATCTTCTGGGCCATGGTTTCCCCTGGCCCGCGTACCCGGGGCCGCGCCGTGGCAGAGGAAGGCAGGTCCTTGGTGACAGTAGCCCTTGGGCTGGTCCTGGTCCTCTTCGTGTCCGGCCTTGTGGAAGGGTTCGTTACTCCCAGTCCGCTGCCCGTTTGGGCCAAGCTCGCGATTGGTTCAGCGGTGCTTGGAGCCTACTGGCTGTACGTTCTGGTGTGGGGCAGGCGGGCGTATCTGTCCGGCGCCCGGGGAGACCTCAGTGCGGACGAGGGCGGATACACCGAAATAGCTGCGTGA
- a CDS encoding TIGR01906 family membrane protein encodes MNDKTPAKRTEPQPDPVLDTSGDSDEPAFEWMKASEPGTPAASTPASGRQGAGSTAAQGAAAQSAVQGQSAVQGGDSTAAQGAGAGDVPGRPGATRGVRSGPAAAPQAESRADRKAAEAAVEPSAGQAAGTQPAGTQRTVNPAGKGQDSLFSEPLPTSALQVRPPQEEVERRNAERESAANAKPVLPRVMQVLLAVFYPIILLVLAVRAVTSPLFLWVEYNRPGFPGDGYGFSTDDRMTYGSYAVDYLSNWAAPRYLGELVNRSGERLFKEGEVSHMADVKLVILSTFGAGALLVILSIIAIAYLRRRSTGGVRRGLFAGSIVALVIILGLGALAVLGWQQFFTEFHRIFFASGSWTFALEDTLIRLFPGQFWIDAGITIAALILLAALVTLILTWPTRRRRGLAKAGRTDTEPSAVTADQP; translated from the coding sequence GTGAACGACAAAACCCCTGCCAAACGCACGGAGCCGCAGCCGGATCCCGTACTGGACACCAGCGGGGACTCGGACGAGCCCGCATTTGAATGGATGAAGGCTTCAGAACCCGGCACCCCGGCTGCCAGCACTCCGGCATCCGGCAGGCAGGGCGCAGGCAGCACGGCCGCACAAGGTGCGGCTGCGCAGAGTGCAGTACAGGGGCAGAGTGCTGTGCAGGGTGGGGACAGCACGGCAGCGCAGGGTGCGGGAGCCGGGGATGTGCCCGGCCGACCGGGAGCAACACGGGGCGTTCGTTCCGGGCCCGCAGCAGCACCACAGGCCGAAAGCCGGGCTGATCGCAAAGCAGCGGAAGCCGCCGTCGAACCTTCCGCCGGGCAGGCTGCCGGTACCCAACCTGCCGGTACCCAACGTACCGTCAACCCGGCCGGAAAAGGCCAGGACTCGCTGTTCAGCGAACCGCTCCCTACGTCCGCCCTCCAGGTCCGTCCTCCGCAGGAGGAAGTTGAGCGGCGCAACGCCGAGCGGGAAAGCGCGGCGAACGCCAAGCCGGTGCTTCCGCGCGTGATGCAAGTGCTGCTGGCTGTCTTCTATCCCATCATCCTGCTGGTGCTGGCGGTCCGGGCAGTGACCAGCCCGCTGTTTCTTTGGGTGGAGTACAACCGTCCGGGGTTCCCCGGTGACGGCTACGGCTTCAGCACTGACGACAGGATGACTTACGGGTCGTATGCCGTTGACTACCTGAGTAACTGGGCTGCACCGCGGTACCTGGGCGAACTGGTCAACAGGAGCGGCGAAAGGCTGTTCAAAGAGGGCGAAGTCAGCCACATGGCGGATGTAAAGCTCGTGATTCTTTCCACTTTTGGTGCCGGCGCGCTGCTGGTAATTCTGAGTATCATCGCCATTGCCTACCTTCGCCGCCGCAGCACCGGGGGAGTGCGCAGGGGGCTGTTTGCGGGCTCCATCGTAGCCTTGGTCATCATTTTGGGCCTGGGTGCCCTGGCCGTGCTCGGCTGGCAACAGTTCTTCACGGAGTTCCACCGGATCTTCTTCGCCAGCGGGTCGTGGACCTTCGCCCTCGAAGACACCCTGATCAGGCTGTTCCCGGGCCAGTTCTGGATCGACGCCGGTATCACCATCGCTGCGCTGATCCTTCTTGCTGCGCTGGTAACACTGATCCTGACATGGCCCACCCGCCGCCGGCGCGGTCTCGCCAAGGCCGGGCGGACAGACACGGAGCCGTCAGCCGTAACAGCGGATCAGCCGTAA
- a CDS encoding AMP-dependent synthetase/ligase: MREASTELLVELPPDSNVTDLLVEQGATNPMHALYARRGSNGWTDIPAQKFLQDVSALAKGLIAGGLEPGDTVAVMSATRYEWTLVDFAIWFAGGVTVPVYETSSPGQVEWILHDSGARRVFAEDNEKVELVRHILDTSAFLKDRLVNVVRMDDDGEAPNLASLAAAGTGVTDAELERHRSAAGLDDVASLVYTSGTTGKPKGCEITHGNFALVAVNMVAFLPELLRQDHARTLMFLPLAHVLARAVQVVCLSAGTTLGHTASAAQLLEDVQTFKPTFLLVVPRVFEKMRAGSARQAAAAGRAGAFGSASSAAVQYSREQDLAARGEGAGPGVLSRVRHAVFDRLVYPKLRQALGGQVHYTVSGASPLHQDDAHFFRGAGIPVLEGYGLTETTAPCTVNTPTRTRVGSVGIPVPGTTIRVAEDGEILVKGIGVFRGYHANEAANAKAFVNGFFRTGDLGELDAEGFLTVTGRKKDLLVTAGGKNVAPGPLEEKIREHSLVSHAVVVGDGKPFVSALVTLDPDGLESWCREHKLPALTLADAAADPKVRAAIQDAVNSANALVSKAESVRSFSVLTAQFTLESGHLTPSLKLRRAAVVRDFEGEIARLYG; encoded by the coding sequence GTGAGAGAAGCAAGTACGGAACTGCTGGTTGAGCTCCCCCCGGACAGCAACGTGACAGATCTCCTGGTGGAGCAGGGCGCCACCAATCCGATGCATGCGCTCTATGCCCGGCGGGGGTCCAACGGGTGGACCGACATACCGGCTCAGAAGTTCCTTCAGGATGTGAGCGCACTCGCGAAGGGGCTCATCGCCGGGGGCCTGGAGCCGGGCGACACCGTAGCCGTCATGTCAGCAACGCGCTATGAGTGGACGCTGGTGGACTTCGCCATCTGGTTCGCAGGAGGCGTGACCGTCCCCGTGTATGAAACGTCATCGCCCGGCCAGGTGGAGTGGATACTCCACGACTCCGGAGCGCGCCGGGTGTTTGCCGAGGACAACGAAAAAGTAGAGCTGGTCCGGCACATCCTGGATACGTCCGCCTTTCTGAAAGACCGGCTGGTGAACGTCGTCAGGATGGATGACGACGGCGAAGCCCCCAATCTCGCCAGCCTTGCTGCTGCCGGCACGGGAGTCACGGACGCGGAACTTGAACGGCACCGCTCTGCGGCAGGGCTGGATGATGTCGCGTCCCTGGTGTACACCTCCGGAACCACCGGCAAGCCCAAGGGATGCGAGATCACGCATGGCAACTTCGCCCTGGTCGCCGTCAACATGGTCGCTTTCCTCCCCGAGCTGCTGAGGCAGGACCATGCCAGGACACTGATGTTCCTTCCCCTGGCCCACGTCTTGGCGCGCGCAGTCCAGGTGGTGTGCCTCAGCGCTGGAACGACGCTGGGCCACACCGCCAGCGCCGCACAGTTGCTGGAGGATGTGCAAACGTTCAAACCCACCTTCCTCCTGGTGGTTCCGCGCGTCTTCGAAAAGATGCGCGCCGGCTCTGCCCGCCAGGCCGCGGCGGCAGGCAGGGCCGGAGCCTTCGGCTCCGCGTCGTCCGCGGCGGTCCAGTACTCAAGGGAACAGGACCTGGCCGCCCGTGGCGAGGGCGCCGGGCCGGGCGTCCTTTCCCGTGTCCGGCATGCAGTGTTCGACAGGCTGGTGTATCCCAAGCTCCGCCAGGCGCTCGGCGGCCAGGTTCACTACACCGTTTCAGGTGCCAGTCCCCTGCACCAGGACGACGCACACTTCTTCCGCGGTGCCGGCATCCCTGTGCTTGAGGGCTACGGGCTGACGGAGACCACGGCGCCCTGCACAGTAAATACGCCCACCCGCACCAGGGTGGGCAGCGTGGGCATCCCCGTTCCGGGCACCACCATCCGCGTCGCCGAGGATGGCGAGATACTGGTGAAGGGCATCGGCGTCTTCAGGGGATATCACGCCAACGAAGCCGCCAACGCTAAGGCTTTCGTGAACGGCTTCTTCCGCACGGGGGACCTCGGCGAGCTTGACGCCGAAGGCTTCCTGACCGTCACGGGACGCAAGAAGGACCTCCTGGTAACCGCTGGTGGCAAGAATGTGGCGCCCGGGCCGCTCGAGGAAAAAATCCGCGAGCATTCGCTGGTCAGCCATGCGGTGGTGGTGGGAGACGGAAAACCGTTTGTTTCCGCCCTTGTCACCCTTGATCCGGACGGGCTGGAAAGCTGGTGCAGGGAGCACAAACTGCCCGCCCTGACGCTGGCCGACGCTGCCGCGGACCCCAAGGTCCGTGCAGCCATCCAGGACGCCGTAAACAGCGCAAACGCCCTCGTATCCAAGGCGGAATCAGTCCGCAGCTTCTCGGTGCTGACGGCGCAGTTTACCCTTGAATCCGGCCACCTGACGCCCTCCCTCAAACTCAGGAGGGCCGCCGTCGTCCGCGATTTTGAAGGCGAGATCGCCAGGCTTTACGGCTGA
- a CDS encoding dolichyl-phosphate-mannose--protein mannosyltransferase has protein sequence MGQVTQTSTLPAEAGRAAPEASKPGSTERAAQGGRVAGRPWIRRPAAAFTAEALQERLVGSVLGWRDYPPSLRLWFWLVPLLTSVIGGVLRFVRLDRPHSLVFDETYYVKDAYSYLMSGYERNWPDKANDSFNAGNPNILLETPEYVVHPPVGKWMVAGGMWLFGSDNPFGWRFAAALTGTLSILLLTLIAQKLFHSLPLSAAAGLLLAVDGHHLVMSRTSLLDIFLMFWILAAFGALLMDRDDGRRRLARKLANLAGNARDGRPSAKQLLAGPWLGVRWWRVAAGVCLGLAVGTKWSGLFFLAGFGLLSVLWDLSARRIAGVRGWFSGGIIKDGVPAFLSIVPVAALVYVAGWTGWIRSNDAYFRRWADDNPSAEWGWLPGWVRSLAHYHLEAYNFHQGLGSEHPYEASAWSWLVMGRPTSFFYESPQQGTPGCDVANCTSAILSVGNPLVWWGATVSLVVLLFWWVGRRDWRAGAVLAAVGAGYLPWFLYPERTMFYFYAVSFEPFLVLALVYCLGLVLGRAGDPPWRRRAGLYLVTLFLACVILLSAFFYPVWAAEIIPYQDWRFRMWMPSWI, from the coding sequence ATGGGGCAGGTGACGCAGACCTCCACGCTGCCTGCCGAGGCCGGCCGAGCCGCCCCGGAGGCCTCCAAACCAGGTTCCACCGAACGTGCCGCCCAAGGCGGCCGCGTTGCCGGCCGCCCCTGGATAAGGCGCCCGGCGGCGGCATTCACTGCGGAGGCTTTGCAGGAACGGTTGGTCGGGAGTGTCCTGGGGTGGCGCGACTATCCGCCCTCCCTACGACTGTGGTTTTGGCTGGTCCCGTTGCTCACTTCGGTCATTGGCGGAGTCCTCCGTTTTGTCCGATTGGACAGACCACACAGCCTGGTCTTTGACGAGACGTACTACGTCAAGGACGCCTATTCGTACCTGATGAGCGGCTACGAACGGAACTGGCCGGACAAAGCCAACGACTCCTTTAACGCCGGGAATCCGAACATCCTCCTGGAAACTCCCGAATACGTGGTGCATCCCCCGGTGGGCAAATGGATGGTCGCCGGCGGCATGTGGCTTTTCGGTTCGGACAACCCATTCGGCTGGCGCTTCGCTGCTGCGCTGACCGGCACCCTTTCGATTCTGCTGCTCACCCTCATTGCGCAAAAGCTGTTCCATTCCCTTCCCCTGTCAGCTGCTGCGGGCCTGCTTCTTGCGGTGGATGGCCATCACCTCGTGATGTCACGGACATCGCTGCTCGATATCTTTTTGATGTTCTGGATCCTGGCAGCCTTTGGAGCGTTGCTGATGGACCGGGATGACGGCCGCCGCCGCCTCGCCCGAAAATTGGCCAACCTGGCCGGCAACGCCAGGGATGGCCGGCCCTCGGCCAAACAGCTGCTGGCGGGCCCCTGGCTCGGTGTCAGGTGGTGGCGGGTTGCTGCCGGGGTATGCCTGGGCCTGGCCGTAGGGACAAAATGGTCAGGCCTGTTCTTCCTCGCGGGATTCGGCCTGCTCTCCGTCCTGTGGGACCTCAGCGCCAGGCGTATCGCGGGTGTGCGGGGCTGGTTCAGCGGCGGCATCATCAAGGATGGGGTGCCCGCATTCCTCAGCATCGTCCCCGTGGCCGCCCTGGTATACGTCGCCGGTTGGACAGGCTGGATCCGCTCCAACGACGCCTACTTTCGCCGCTGGGCGGACGACAATCCGTCGGCGGAGTGGGGATGGCTGCCAGGCTGGGTGCGGTCCCTGGCCCACTATCACCTTGAGGCGTACAACTTCCACCAGGGCCTGGGCTCCGAGCACCCCTATGAGGCAAGTGCCTGGAGCTGGCTGGTGATGGGCAGGCCAACCTCATTCTTTTATGAGTCGCCCCAGCAGGGCACCCCGGGATGCGATGTCGCCAATTGCACCTCGGCGATCCTCTCGGTGGGAAATCCCCTGGTCTGGTGGGGTGCCACCGTCTCCCTGGTGGTGCTCCTGTTCTGGTGGGTCGGCCGAAGGGACTGGCGGGCGGGAGCGGTGCTGGCTGCCGTTGGCGCCGGCTACCTGCCGTGGTTCCTGTATCCGGAGCGCACCATGTTCTACTTCTACGCGGTCTCCTTTGAACCGTTCCTGGTGCTGGCCCTTGTCTACTGCCTGGGCCTCGTCCTGGGCCGGGCCGGTGATCCGCCCTGGCGCCGGCGCGCCGGGCTCTACCTGGTGACGCTCTTCCTGGCCTGCGTGATCCTGCTTTCGGCCTTCTTCTATCCGGTGTGGGCCGCCGAAATCATCCCCTACCAGGACTGGCGGTTCAGAATGTGGATGCCGTCCTGGATCTAG
- the rsmI gene encoding 16S rRNA (cytidine(1402)-2'-O)-methyltransferase — protein sequence MDPNPSTVADTSTIESPGQSEPALLESSSPGPVAAGPGRVVLAATPIGNTGDASARLIGLLATADIVAAEDTRRLHRLVQSLGVTVGGRIISYHEHNEATKTAELLDQVKAGKTLVMVTDAGMPSVSDPGFRLVEGAVAAGLTVTAIPGPSAVLTALALSGLPTDRFCFEGFLPRKAGERATRLADLAAEQRTMVFFEAPHRLESMLRALRERFGSDRRIAVCRELTKTYEEVIRGSVGELLLWAEGNEVRGEIAVVLAGAPDQAPGTPEDYVEAVNELVARGIRLKEAVAAVAEDVRVSKRELYSAVLAAR from the coding sequence GTGGACCCTAACCCCAGCACAGTTGCCGATACCAGCACCATTGAGTCTCCCGGCCAGTCAGAACCTGCCCTTTTGGAATCCAGTTCCCCGGGGCCGGTGGCTGCAGGTCCAGGCAGGGTAGTGCTGGCAGCTACACCCATTGGAAACACCGGGGATGCCTCGGCCCGCCTGATCGGGTTGCTGGCGACGGCGGATATTGTTGCCGCGGAGGACACCCGGCGCCTGCACCGGCTGGTCCAGAGCCTCGGTGTCACCGTGGGCGGCCGCATCATCAGCTACCACGAGCACAACGAGGCAACAAAAACAGCCGAACTCCTGGATCAGGTGAAGGCCGGAAAAACCCTGGTTATGGTCACCGACGCCGGCATGCCGTCCGTTTCGGACCCCGGCTTTCGTCTGGTGGAAGGCGCCGTGGCTGCCGGTCTCACGGTGACCGCCATCCCCGGTCCGTCCGCCGTCCTGACGGCGCTTGCCCTGTCCGGGCTGCCAACGGACAGGTTTTGTTTTGAAGGTTTCCTTCCCCGGAAAGCAGGTGAACGGGCCACCCGCCTTGCCGACCTCGCCGCCGAACAGCGGACCATGGTGTTTTTCGAGGCTCCGCACCGCCTCGAATCAATGCTGCGGGCGTTGCGCGAGCGTTTCGGTTCCGACCGGCGGATCGCTGTCTGCCGCGAACTGACCAAAACCTACGAGGAAGTGATCCGCGGGTCCGTTGGCGAACTCCTTTTGTGGGCGGAGGGCAATGAAGTGCGCGGTGAGATTGCGGTTGTGCTCGCCGGGGCACCTGACCAGGCGCCGGGCACTCCCGAGGATTATGTGGAGGCTGTCAACGAACTCGTGGCGCGGGGCATCCGGCTCAAGGAGGCGGTGGCTGCTGTGGCGGAAGACGTCCGGGTGAGTAAGAGGGAGCTTTACTCGGCGGTCCTCGCGGCACGCTGA